From the genome of Numida meleagris isolate 19003 breed g44 Domestic line chromosome 32, NumMel1.0, whole genome shotgun sequence, one region includes:
- the SLC11A2 gene encoding natural resistance-associated macrophage protein 2 — protein sequence MGPPYTDLRASDEDGSAEGISTVSGSRNPLQPLQGEEDEEPFTTYFDSKIPIPEDETVGAAPPPPPQGAKLGWNKGISAAPGGQCCSWGSAQLLGVCSAPWGSALLLGGFLNLRWSRFARVLLTRSIAITPTLFVAIFQDVEHLTGMNDFLNVLMSLQVGQGPWGGP from the exons ATGGGGCCGCCCTACACCGACCTCAGAGCGTCCGACG AGGATGGCTCCGCGGAGGGCATCAGCACGGTGTCGGGCAGCAGGAACCCGCTGCAGCCGCTGCAGGGGGAGGAGGACGAGGAGCCCTTCACCACCTACTTCGACAGCAAGATCCCCATCCCCGAGGATGAGACGGTGGGTgcagccccccctccccccccacagGGTGCGAAACTGGGGTGGAACAAAGGGatcagtgctgctcctgggggtcagtgctgctcctggggaTCTGCTCAGCTCCTTGGGGTCTGCTCAGCTCCCTGGGGGTCTGCGCTGCTCCTTGGG GGATTCCTCAACCTGCGCTGGTCGCGCTTTGCCCGCGTGCTGCTGACGCGCTCCATCGCCATCACGCCCACGCTCTTCGTGGCGATCTTCCAGGACGTGGAGCACCTGACGGGCATGAACGATTTCCTCAACGTCCTCATGAGCCTGCAGGTGGGGCAGGGTCCGTGGGGAG GTCCTTGA
- the EEF1AKMT3 gene encoding EEF1A lysine methyltransferase 3, which yields MDFRGRTVIELGAGTGIVGILAALLGGDVTITDLPMALDQIRENVRRNAAAVAAAAGRARVRALAWGRELSSFPRGYDVVLGADVVYEPRCFPALLATLRHLCGPRSVAFLSCGMRRELGAGRFFDTLLPPHFHVELLRRHDDTDVSLYRLTQQHDDTNVSL from the exons ATGGATTTCCGCGGGCGCACCGTCATCGAGCTGGGCGCCGGCACCGGCATCGTCGGCATCCTGGCTGCGCTGCTGG GAGGGGACGTGACCATCACGGACCTCCCCATGGCGCTGGATCAGATCCGGGAGAACGTGCGGAGGAACGCAGCGGCagtggcggcggcggcggggagaGCGCGGGTGCGGGCGCTGGCGTGGGGCCGGGAGCTGAGCTCCTTCCCGCGGGGTTACGACGTGGTGCTGGGCGCCGACGTGGTGTACGAGCCGCGCTGCTTCCCCGCGCTGCTGGCCACGCTGCGGCACCTGTGCGGGCCGCGCTCCGTCGCCTTCCTCAGCTGTGGCATGCGGCGCGAGCTGGGCGCCGGGCGCTTCTTTGACACGTTGCTGCCGCCGCACTTCCACGTCGAACTGCTGCGACGCCACGACGACACCGACGTCAGCCTGTACCGCCTGACACAGCAGCACGATGACACCAATGTCAGCCTCTAG